From the genome of Apus apus isolate bApuApu2 chromosome 19, bApuApu2.pri.cur, whole genome shotgun sequence, one region includes:
- the RALGDS gene encoding ral guanine nucleotide dissociation stimulator isoform X1 gives MVSRRRTPPHHAPAPERMFEGCRRARSLWGGVRLEVAGESSPVVLHSFTQLDPDLPPLESSTQEIGEELEDGVIYSISLRKVQLHHTANKGQRWLGFENESALNLYETCKVRTIKAGTLEKLVEYLVSAFKGNDSTYVTIFLCTYRAFATTKQVLDLLLNRYGKLHVQANGDHARHAVDERMELKNTISSILGAWLDQYSEDFRKPPDFACLKQLISYVRHNIPGSDLERRARILLGQFQQQEQSESEAEAVDHGGCTFQLVEENGVGEGKPDFLSFSPEMVAEQFTLMDAELFKKVVPYHCLGCIWSQRDKKGKEHLAPTIRATVSQFNSVANCVIATCLGDRSLKPQQRAKVVERWIEVARECRILKNFSSLRAILSALQCNAVHRLKKTWDEVLRESFRTFHELSEIFSDENNHSLSRELLIKEGTSKFATLEINPKRAQKRQQQQREMGVMQGTIPYLGTFLTDLVMLDTAMKDFLDGGLINFEKRRKEFEVIAQIKLLQSACNNYSFTQEDQFVDWFHSLERLSEAESYGLSCEIEPLSESASNTLKAKKNTGIIKRWSDRQPPSTEPCASGSSHSKSFDQLKCGQYLCSGDATDSVSVTSAGSSSSDVEEINISFIPESPDCQEKKVSEIPLASLPQRWYAPSVADGEAKTTVSSASPLLPALQFWESTSLSSLDTSGIGSGSSSASSSSVSSTPVTASRTHKRSVSGISSYSSLSLPLYNQQVDDCCIIRVSLAVDNGNMYKSILVTSQDKTPVVIRKAMAKHNLDGDRPEDYELVQIISEERELKIPDNANVFYAMNSAANYDFVLKKRGFSKGVKIKHGSSSTLPRMKQKGLKIAKGIF, from the exons AGCTCCACACAGGAGATTGGAGAAGAGCTGGAGGATGGTGTGATCTACAGCATATCCCTCCGGAAAGTGCAGCTCCATCACACGGCCAACAAAGGGCAGCGATGGCTGGGG TTTGAGAATGAGTCAGCCTTGAACCTCTACGAGACATGTAAGGTACGGACGATAAAAGCTGGGACCTTGGAGAAGCTGGTGGAGTACCTGGTCTCAGCCTTCAAGGGCAATGACTCCACCTATGTCACCATCTTCCTGTGCACTTACCGGGCATTTGCCACCACCAAGCAAgtgctggacctgctgcttaACAG GTACGGCAAACTCCACGTACAGGCGAATGGGGACCACGCCAGGCATGCTGTGGATGAGAGGATGGAGCTGAAGAA caccatCTCCTCCATCCTGGGTGCCTGGCTGGACCAGTACTCAGAGGACTTCCGCAAGCCCCCGGACTTTGCCTGCCTCAAGCAGCTCATCTCCTACGTGCGCCACAACATTCCCGGCTCCGACCTGGAGCGCCGAGCACGCATCCTGCTAGGCCAGTtccagcagcaagagcagagcgAGTCCGAAGCAGAAG CTGTGGACCATGGTGGCTGCACCTTCCAGCTGGTGGAGGAGAATGGGGTTGGGGAAGGAAAGCCAgatttcctctccttctccccagagatGGTGGCAGAACAGTTCACACTGATGGATGCT GAGCTGTTTAAGAAAGTGGTGCCTTACCACTGCCTGGGCTGCATCTGGTCCCAGCGAGACAAGAAAGGCAAGGAGCACCTGGCACCCACCATCCGTGCCACGGTCTCACAGTTCAATAGTGTGGCCAACTGTGTCATTGCCACGTGTCTCGGGGACCGGTCCCTGAAGCCTCAGCAGAGGGCTAAAGTGGTGGAGCGGTGGATCGAAGTGGCTCGG GAATGCCGCATCCTGAAGAACTTCTCCTCCCTCCGGGCCATCCTCTCGGCTCTGCAGTGCAACGCTGTTCACCGGCTGAAGAAGACCTGGGATGAGGTCCTGAG ggagagcttcCGCACTTTCCACGAGCTTTCTGAGATCTTCTCTGATGAGAACAACCACTCGCTGAGCCGGGAGCTTCTTATCAAG GAGGGCACGTCCAAATTTGCCACCTTGGAGATCAACCCCAAGAGGGCTCAGaagcggcagcagcagcagcgagaGATG GGTGTGATGCAGGGCACCATTCCTTACCTTGGCACTTTCCTCACGGACCTGGTGATGCTGGACACTGCCATGAAGGATTTCCTGGAT GGCGGGCTGATCAActttgagaagagaaggaag GAGTTTGAAGTCATTGCCCAGATCAAGCTGCTTCAGTCAGCCTGCAACAACTACAGCTTCACACAGGAGGACCAGTTTGTAGACTGGTTCCACAGCCTGGAGCGGCTCAGCGAGGCCGAGAG ctACGGGCTGTCGTGTGAGATCGAGCCGCTGTCAGAGTCAGCCAGCAACACCTTGAAGGCGAAGAAAAACACGGGCATCATCAAGCGATGGAGCGA CCGGCAGCCGCCGAGCACTGAGCCCTGCGCCAGCGGCAGCTCCCACTCGAAATCCTTCGACCAGCTCAAGTGTGGGCAGTACCTGTGCAGCGGGGACGCCACCGACTCCGTCAGCGTCACCTCTGCCGGCTCCAGCAGCTCCGATGTGGAGGAGATCAACATCAGCTTCATCCCCGAGTCCCCCGACTGCCAGGAGAAGAAG GTCAGTGAGATCCCTCTGGCCTCCCTCCCCCAGCGCTGGTACGCCCCGTCTGTGGCCGATGGAGAAGCTAAAACCACTGTGTCCTCCGcatcccctctcctccctgccctccagtTTTGGGAGTccacctccctctcctccctggacACATCGGGCATCGGCTCGGGCTCCAGCAgtgcctcttcctcctctgtctcCTCCACGCCGGTGACGGCCTCTCGCACCCACAAGCGCTCGGTCTCCGGCATCTCCAGCTACTCCTCCCTCTCGCTTCCCCTCTACAACCAGCAGGTCGACGACTGCTGCATCATCCGTGTCAGCCTGGCTGTGGACAACGGCAACATGTACAAGAGCATCCTG GTGACAAGTCAGGATAAGACGCCGGTTGTTATCCGCAAGGCCATGGCCAAACACAACCTGGATGGAGACCGGCCTGAAGACTACGAGCTGGTTCAGATCATCTCAGAGGAGAGAG AGCTGAAGATCCCAGACAACGCCAACGTCTTCTACGCCATGAACTCCGCCGCCAACTACGACTTTGTGCTGAAGAAGCGGGGCTTCTCCAAGGGGGTGAAGATCAAGCACGGCTCCAGCTCCACCCTGCCCAGGATGAAGCAGAAGGGCCTGAAGATTGCCAAAGGCATCTTCTAG